A region from the Rhipicephalus sanguineus isolate Rsan-2018 unplaced genomic scaffold, BIME_Rsan_1.4 Seq802, whole genome shotgun sequence genome encodes:
- the LOC119378360 gene encoding putative nuclease HARBI1, with protein MCRKHFYALNVMIICDAAMRILAIDPMRPGSDHDSFVWQTTWLRRRFLAGRIAEPGEYLLGDSGYPLEPWLLIPVSGDPSVHSAEGRFNAEHITMRSIVERCIGMLKARFRCLQRYRTLHHEPERAADIIAACASLHNLCLGEGATEPVDEFEGIEDFFSSSSSSSSSTSSEDSNGSPIQQGLTRNRATRSYYLRGRAVRDGVIARFGTTRAQHYEYLRRVRRRLRRQQHRW; from the exons ATGTGCAGGAAGCACTTCTACGCCCTCAACGTTATGATC ATCTGCGATGCGGCGATGCGGATCCTGGCCATCGACCCTATGCGACCGGGGTCAGACCATGACTCGTTCGTCTGGCAGACGACCTGGCTGCGCCGACGGTTCCTGGCGGGGCGCATTGCAGAGCCAGGCGAATACCTGCTTG GTGACAGTGGCTACCCATTGGAGCCGTGGCTCCTCATCCCGGTCTCTGGTGATCCTTCCGTGCACAGTGCCGAAGGCAGGTTCAACGCTGAGCACATCACCATGCGCTCCATTGTGGAGCGGTGCATTGGCATGCTTAAAGCCCGCTTCCGGTGCTTGCAGCGTTACCGCACCCTCCACCACGAGCCAGAGCGTGCTGCTGACATTATTGCAGCATGTGCTTCCCTTCATAATCTATGCTTAGGTGAGGGTGCCACTGAGCCGGTTGATGAGTTTGAAGGCATTGAAGactttttcagcagcagcagcagcagcagcagcagcaccagcagcgaAGATTCTAACGGGTCCCCCATCCAACAGGGTTTGACCCGAAACAGGGCCACAAGAAGCTATTATTTAAGAGGGCGCGCAGTACGGGACGGTGTCATTGCGCGCTTTGGCACCACCCGTGCGCAGCACTACGAGTACTTGAGGAGGGTGCGCCGGCGGTTGCGACGCCAACAGCATCGTTGGTAG